Proteins encoded by one window of Novipirellula artificiosorum:
- a CDS encoding FecR domain-containing protein: MTQEAFYRLLDALTTGDITAEEHAALQETLKEDPNARKAFRERMDLEAGLRTWATEPSPAASASGVFEHSGRGSQLKGWYVAALAIAVAIAFAVGVQVWINFNMPNTKQLANNQSDTKNGVSPNATRFVGFIRQQEDCQWTVDPVSTSAQFSIGKLSLSKGVAELSFDSGTDITIEGPCDIDVTSLCSARLLDGNVCVNVTELSNGFTLETPEAQIIDEGTEYAVSLDRDEAEVHVFDGSVIWIPKATESQSNQPAFEDRIEAGQARSYLRSEPTKASRITFGKRQFVRRLEEQVKEQAEGSLVAYDGFENLAGRVRRGRSGFGWSGGWQPSGRGRGKIGEVIDAPDDVIFGLNRSQRRMMLLDQDADICRNFEQTLGFPSGNPLYVSVLLQRQPEKSESDGKELSLQISLEPELTGRARRLHQFVSFGVTSDGFPFINSGNTVTKTASRVVVGETVLCVLKLVVDDQSIMPWLRVYHDDEDVDRTEPSAWTVTGREGSTKQSPSSLRIITGKDATWQIDELKIGTSWQSVNPEFE; encoded by the coding sequence GTGACCCAAGAAGCTTTTTATCGTTTGCTTGACGCATTGACGACTGGCGACATCACTGCGGAGGAACATGCGGCCTTACAGGAGACGCTCAAAGAAGACCCAAATGCACGGAAAGCATTTCGCGAGCGAATGGATTTGGAAGCGGGACTGCGAACTTGGGCGACGGAGCCTTCACCTGCAGCAAGTGCTTCAGGAGTGTTTGAGCACTCTGGGCGGGGCAGTCAATTGAAAGGGTGGTATGTTGCCGCTCTCGCGATCGCAGTCGCTATCGCGTTTGCCGTTGGCGTGCAAGTCTGGATCAACTTCAACATGCCAAACACGAAACAACTCGCTAACAATCAATCCGACACGAAGAACGGAGTTTCACCGAATGCCACTCGATTTGTCGGATTCATCCGGCAACAGGAGGATTGTCAGTGGACTGTCGATCCTGTTTCCACATCGGCACAGTTTTCGATTGGAAAGTTGTCATTATCAAAGGGGGTTGCGGAGCTTAGTTTTGATTCGGGTACCGACATCACGATCGAAGGCCCCTGCGACATCGATGTCACTTCCCTCTGTTCCGCTCGTTTGCTTGACGGCAACGTGTGCGTCAACGTGACCGAGCTATCGAACGGATTCACCCTTGAAACTCCTGAGGCTCAAATCATCGACGAAGGAACCGAATACGCCGTCTCGCTTGATCGAGACGAAGCGGAAGTTCACGTCTTCGATGGTAGCGTCATCTGGATTCCAAAAGCGACAGAATCCCAATCGAATCAACCTGCTTTCGAGGACCGAATTGAGGCGGGTCAGGCAAGAAGCTATTTGCGAAGTGAACCGACAAAGGCGAGTCGCATTACATTCGGCAAGCGACAATTTGTTCGCCGACTCGAAGAACAAGTCAAAGAGCAAGCTGAAGGTTCGCTGGTTGCCTACGACGGGTTTGAGAATTTGGCGGGACGAGTGCGTCGAGGCCGTAGTGGATTCGGGTGGTCAGGTGGCTGGCAGCCGAGTGGCAGAGGACGCGGAAAAATCGGTGAGGTCATTGACGCGCCGGATGACGTCATCTTCGGTTTAAATCGTTCACAACGACGCATGATGCTGCTCGACCAGGACGCCGACATATGTCGCAACTTCGAGCAAACTCTGGGATTTCCGAGCGGCAATCCTCTCTATGTTAGCGTCTTACTTCAACGTCAACCCGAAAAATCCGAATCGGATGGCAAAGAGTTGTCGCTACAGATTTCTTTGGAACCTGAACTCACCGGACGTGCTCGTCGTTTGCATCAGTTCGTGTCGTTCGGGGTGACGTCGGACGGATTTCCCTTCATCAACAGCGGAAACACCGTCACAAAGACGGCATCCAGAGTTGTTGTGGGCGAGACGGTGCTGTGTGTCCTAAAGTTAGTGGTGGACGATCAATCGATCATGCCTTGGCTGCGAGTTTATCATGACGATGAAGATGTCGATCGAACGGAACCGTCAGCGTGGACCGTTACTGGCCGGGAAGGATCGACGAAACAATCTCCATCGTCATTGAGGATCATCACGGGCAAAGATGCGACGTGGCAAATCGACGAGTTGAAGATTGGCACTTCGTGGCAATCCGTCAATCCCGAATTCGAGTAG
- a CDS encoding sulfatase-like hydrolase/transferase, producing MVKSRIPLLLLVSLLAPVPLLAQAKPSKPNIVVFLADDMGWGDSATFGHPLIETPNLDKLASQGVKFTQCYSACGVCSPSRSAILTGRTPYRNGVYRHLSGNHEAHLRRSEITYPKLLKTIGYETCHVGKWHLNSKPQFNTIEYPQPGDHGYDYWMATHNNAEPSHKNPNNFVRNGEPVGELTGFSAPLVAAEATRWLSSLRDKSKPFALSVWCHEPHSPIATDSRFSDLYNGHDNSTYMGNITQLDHALGQVMQTLDAEGVSDNTLVFFTSDNGPVANFGGTTGGLRGGKRSDHEGGIRVPGVARWPGHIEPGTVSDVPVIGSDLFATVLDIAGIPLPTDRTIDGVSMLPAFAGKPVDRKIPLFWRTHVSPPGDRVAMRIGDWKIVGNDTLTEFQLYEIQKDWKEEHDLAATMPEKAEEMRKQLIQVWEAIESEGPDEWWKSDRQKPSRGGKLSY from the coding sequence ATGGTCAAATCACGAATCCCGCTTTTGCTGCTGGTCAGCCTGCTGGCACCGGTGCCACTGCTTGCCCAAGCAAAGCCATCCAAACCGAATATCGTCGTTTTCCTCGCCGACGACATGGGGTGGGGTGATTCGGCGACTTTTGGACATCCGCTGATCGAAACGCCGAATCTTGACAAACTGGCGTCTCAGGGCGTGAAGTTCACGCAGTGTTATTCGGCCTGCGGAGTCTGCTCGCCGTCGCGATCCGCGATCCTGACGGGACGTACACCTTATCGCAACGGAGTTTATCGGCACCTGTCCGGTAATCACGAAGCCCACCTGCGTCGCAGCGAAATCACCTATCCAAAGCTCTTGAAAACGATCGGCTATGAGACCTGTCATGTCGGTAAATGGCATCTCAATTCAAAGCCGCAATTCAATACGATCGAGTATCCGCAGCCCGGTGATCATGGCTACGATTACTGGATGGCGACGCATAACAACGCGGAGCCGAGCCACAAGAATCCGAACAACTTTGTTCGTAACGGGGAGCCGGTTGGTGAACTTACCGGCTTTTCAGCGCCGTTGGTTGCCGCCGAAGCAACTCGATGGTTGAGCAGTCTGCGAGATAAGTCAAAGCCGTTCGCCCTCTCCGTTTGGTGCCATGAACCCCACTCGCCCATTGCGACCGACTCGCGATTCTCTGACCTGTATAACGGACACGACAACAGCACCTACATGGGCAACATCACGCAACTCGATCATGCGCTTGGACAGGTGATGCAGACGTTGGACGCAGAAGGAGTGAGTGACAACACGCTGGTGTTTTTTACCTCGGATAATGGCCCTGTCGCAAACTTTGGTGGCACGACCGGTGGCTTGCGAGGTGGCAAGCGTAGTGATCACGAAGGAGGCATTCGCGTACCTGGCGTTGCACGCTGGCCAGGACACATTGAGCCAGGAACGGTCAGCGATGTTCCCGTGATCGGCTCGGATCTTTTTGCCACGGTGCTGGACATTGCCGGCATTCCGCTTCCCACCGATCGCACCATTGACGGCGTCAGCATGCTACCGGCATTTGCGGGCAAGCCTGTCGATAGAAAGATACCGCTCTTCTGGCGGACCCACGTGTCGCCACCGGGTGACCGAGTCGCAATGCGGATTGGGGACTGGAAGATCGTCGGAAACGATACGCTGACGGAGTTTCAGTTGTACGAAATCCAAAAAGATTGGAAAGAAGAGCATGACCTCGCTGCAACAATGCCGGAGAAGGCTGAAGAGATGAGGAAGCAGCTTATCCAAGTTTGGGAGGCCATCGAATCCGAAGGCCCAGACGAGTGGTGGAAAAGCGATCGACAGAAACCATCGCGAGGCGGGAAGCTAAGTTATTGA
- a CDS encoding alpha/beta hydrolase has product MRIHAIAAIMIAVVATTGISAQETRPQSNASPAPKGANYLATGGERKLEVVYKTISGKDLKLDLYYPTPRPTEKCPVIVFTHGGGWAAGNRYKAASGSFATVFEQLIKEGFAVAPVTYRLAKKDSTVAMRDCVIDCKDAIRYLAKNSDKLGIDSQRICVMGDSAGGHIAQMLLLASPEQLPGDSALAEVPYRTIAGVSWYGPCDFEKRELFNYDDRADFKDRFAARILGSDSGPTDKLARYREVSPINYLSQDSPPLLMIQGDKDTTIPVKHAHYMKQKASEVDAPVEIMIIKNSGHNWRKVDAEIDPSRETIVRRTVQFFVNNNP; this is encoded by the coding sequence ATGAGAATCCACGCGATCGCTGCCATCATGATTGCTGTTGTAGCAACCACTGGAATATCAGCTCAAGAAACAAGGCCTCAGAGCAACGCTTCGCCTGCGCCCAAGGGAGCCAATTACCTGGCGACTGGCGGAGAGCGCAAGCTCGAAGTTGTCTACAAAACGATTTCGGGAAAAGACCTAAAGCTGGACCTCTATTACCCAACGCCCAGGCCCACCGAGAAATGCCCGGTGATTGTCTTTACTCACGGTGGAGGATGGGCCGCAGGCAATCGGTACAAGGCTGCCAGTGGATCTTTTGCAACTGTTTTTGAACAGTTGATCAAGGAAGGTTTCGCGGTAGCGCCCGTGACCTACCGACTGGCGAAGAAGGACAGCACCGTGGCGATGCGTGATTGTGTCATCGATTGCAAAGACGCCATTCGTTACTTGGCAAAAAACAGTGATAAGTTGGGAATTGACTCTCAACGAATTTGTGTCATGGGAGATTCTGCAGGCGGGCATATCGCACAGATGCTGCTGTTGGCATCGCCTGAACAATTGCCGGGAGATTCCGCGCTTGCCGAAGTCCCTTACCGAACGATTGCCGGCGTCTCTTGGTATGGCCCGTGTGATTTTGAAAAGAGGGAACTATTCAACTACGATGACCGAGCTGACTTCAAGGATCGGTTTGCCGCTCGCATTCTCGGCTCCGATTCCGGGCCGACGGACAAATTGGCTCGTTATCGGGAAGTCAGTCCAATCAACTACCTGAGTCAAGATAGCCCGCCATTGTTGATGATTCAGGGTGACAAGGATACGACGATTCCGGTCAAGCATGCTCACTACATGAAGCAAAAAGCAAGCGAAGTTGACGCACCCGTTGAAATCATGATCATCAAAAACTCTGGTCATAACTGGCGTAAGGTCGACGCGGAAATCGATCCATCGCGGGAAACCATTGTCCGGCGCACTGTCCAGTTCTTTGTGAATAACAATCCGTAG